The Streptomyces phaeolivaceus genome has a window encoding:
- a CDS encoding alpha/beta hydrolase produces MTTHQDTPRRIPRLRLAGAAVTALVLAATGTATATQAMASTPPPPVPTLAWTDCQGGYECANADVPLDYREPQGTKITLAVVRKKAADPAKRKGTLFMQPGGPGNSGVDFVRNNYDDLPAALRDSFDVFGYDVRGVGRSSALTCFDDARYTKAVTDAKGVPGPDAFGPALREAAEFNQACLDNSGGLLPYVGTEYVARDIDLLRQALGEERLTYYGRSFGSYIGTVYAAMFPERVRALTLDGAYDPYKYAYRPYEYDRAQYLALDGSMGRFLDWCAADPAVCGFGDGDPRGAFEQLKKDLDANPVTTANGGKANGYTLVYRLMFNINEGKVIWPSLGAALKKAQARDNTSFLLRPPSPASFDFLGPNVVVECVDKEYPKSLRKLERNVRANAKDAPLLGPAMAFGPPTYDHQHATACVQWPAEKTSRYDGSFRAKGSAPILVLGTTGDPDTPYQDAVALSRQLDNASLVTFDAEGHTAFGRSACATDKVVDYLVDLKVPSSGTTCADETQPRSSTPKTAPPGTTLGELRNGVNERVERIGDVG; encoded by the coding sequence ATGACCACGCATCAGGACACACCGAGACGTATCCCACGTCTCAGACTCGCCGGTGCCGCGGTGACCGCGCTCGTGCTCGCGGCGACGGGGACCGCGACGGCGACGCAGGCGATGGCCTCGACCCCGCCGCCGCCCGTGCCGACGCTCGCCTGGACCGACTGCCAGGGCGGCTACGAGTGCGCGAACGCGGACGTGCCGCTGGACTACCGCGAGCCGCAGGGCACCAAGATCACCCTCGCCGTGGTCCGCAAGAAGGCCGCCGACCCGGCCAAGCGCAAGGGCACCCTCTTCATGCAGCCCGGCGGACCGGGCAACTCGGGCGTGGACTTCGTCCGCAACAACTACGACGACCTCCCGGCCGCCCTGCGCGACTCGTTCGACGTCTTCGGCTACGACGTCCGCGGTGTCGGCCGCAGTTCGGCGCTCACCTGCTTCGACGACGCCCGCTACACCAAGGCCGTCACCGACGCCAAGGGCGTCCCCGGCCCGGACGCCTTCGGCCCGGCGCTGCGCGAGGCCGCCGAGTTCAACCAGGCCTGTCTGGACAACTCGGGCGGCCTGCTGCCGTACGTCGGCACGGAGTACGTCGCCCGGGACATCGACCTGCTGCGCCAGGCCCTCGGCGAGGAGCGACTGACGTACTACGGGCGGTCGTTCGGCTCGTACATCGGCACCGTCTACGCGGCGATGTTCCCCGAGCGGGTGCGGGCGCTGACCCTCGACGGGGCGTACGACCCGTACAAGTACGCCTACCGCCCCTACGAGTACGACCGGGCGCAGTACCTGGCGCTGGACGGCTCCATGGGCCGCTTCCTCGACTGGTGCGCCGCCGACCCGGCGGTCTGCGGCTTCGGCGACGGGGACCCGCGCGGGGCGTTCGAGCAGCTGAAGAAGGACCTCGACGCCAACCCCGTGACCACCGCGAACGGCGGGAAGGCCAACGGCTACACCCTGGTCTACCGGCTGATGTTCAACATCAACGAGGGCAAGGTCATCTGGCCCTCGCTCGGCGCGGCGCTGAAGAAGGCGCAGGCCCGGGACAACACCTCGTTCCTGCTGCGTCCGCCGTCCCCGGCGAGCTTCGACTTCCTCGGCCCGAACGTGGTCGTCGAGTGCGTCGACAAGGAGTACCCGAAGAGCCTGCGCAAGCTGGAGCGGAACGTGCGGGCGAACGCGAAGGACGCGCCGCTGCTCGGCCCCGCCATGGCGTTCGGCCCGCCGACCTACGACCACCAGCACGCCACCGCGTGCGTCCAGTGGCCCGCCGAGAAGACCAGCCGCTACGACGGCTCCTTCCGGGCCAAGGGCTCGGCGCCCATCCTGGTCCTCGGCACCACCGGTGACCCGGACACCCCGTACCAGGACGCGGTCGCGCTGTCCCGGCAGCTGGACAACGCCTCGCTGGTGACGTTCGACGCCGAGGGCCACACCGCGTTCGGCCGCAGCGCCTGTGCGACGGACAAGGTCGTGGACTACCTCGTCGACCTCAAGGTCCCGTCCTCCGGCACCACCTGTGCGGACGAGACCCAGCCGCGGTCCTCCACCCCGAAGACGGCCCCGCCCGGCACGACCCTGGGCGAACTCCGCAACGGCGTCAACGAGCGCGTCGAGCGCATCGGCGACGTCGGCTGA